ATTCAATATTCCTGCCGCAGCAGTGGACGGTAACGTCATGCGTGTGCTGTCCCGCTATTTTTTGATTGAAGAAGATATTATGAAAGTGAAGACCCGCACCAAGATGGAGGAGCTGGTGCTGACGCTGGTTCCGGATGGGCGAGCATCGGATTTCACCCAGGCGTTAATGGAACTGGGGGCGTTGATCTGTACGCCGAAGTCCCCCAAATGTCTGGTATGCCCTGTGATGGAGCATTGTACAGCACGGTTTGAGGGCAAAGAGGAGTCCCTTCCTATTAAGACGAAGGCCAAGCCGCCACGTCCTGAATACCGCCTCACGGCCATTGTAGAAGGCACTGGCGTGCACGAAGGGAAGATTCTGATCCGCAAGCGTCCATCCACCGGTTTATTGGCAGGGATGTGGGAGCTGCCGCATGTGATCGTGTCGACCGAGGGGAGCGGCGTGCCGGTCGTGATGTCCGAGGAGACGGCGATGAGCCGCTTGCGTCATGCCTTGCTGGAGGAAGGAGTTCCGATCCTGCCGATGGGCCATGTGATGGACGCCGAGCATACCTTTAGCCATATTCAATGGCATATGGGCGTGTACCGCTGTAAATGGCAGGATGTGCCGCCGGAAGCCCTGGAAGTAGCAGAGAGTGCAGCGGCATATGAGACAGGCGAAGAGAGCTTTCGCTGGATTCACGTTCATGACATGGAACGCTACGCAT
Above is a window of Paenibacillus sp. FSL K6-1330 DNA encoding:
- the mutY gene encoding A/G-specific adenine glycosylase translates to MHNTEHKQYFSQELLDWYEINKRDLPWRRHRDPYYIWVSEIMLQQTRVDTVIPYFHRFIERFPTIQSLADAPEDDVLKCWEGLGYYSRARNLQAAARQVTEQYGGVMPSGKDEVSGLKGIGPYTSGAIRSIAFNIPAAAVDGNVMRVLSRYFLIEEDIMKVKTRTKMEELVLTLVPDGRASDFTQALMELGALICTPKSPKCLVCPVMEHCTARFEGKEESLPIKTKAKPPRPEYRLTAIVEGTGVHEGKILIRKRPSTGLLAGMWELPHVIVSTEGSGVPVVMSEETAMSRLRHALLEEGVPILPMGHVMDAEHTFSHIQWHMGVYRCKWQDVPPEALEVAESAAAYETGEESFRWIHVHDMERYAFPNVFIRILNSYFSS